The following proteins come from a genomic window of Scomber japonicus isolate fScoJap1 chromosome 4, fScoJap1.pri, whole genome shotgun sequence:
- the renbp gene encoding N-acylglucosamine 2-epimerase, with protein sequence MLKLEECRQGIRTELDKVVDFWLKYSHDTVHGGFFTCIGRDGKVYDELKYVWLQGRQVWMYCRLYRTMDRFHKPEILEAAKAGGAFLRKFARVSNSSGQWKCAFCLTRDGKTVKIQRTIFSECFYIMAMDELSRVTGDKDMQLEAEQMMEQLIYWVREDSSGLGRPQLPGDIPTNSMAVPMMLLCLVQQLSEGRGQEVVHKYRELGSWCVQQILQHVQRDGAAILENVSLGGAELPGCQGRLQNPGHALEAGWFLLQYSAEWGDKELQETAIQKFVELPYQRGWDTEHGGLFYFLDVDGHCPTQLEWSMKLWWPHCEALIAFLMAYSQTKKPELLERFSQVYEYTMSNFSDAENGEWFGYLTQEGRVSLDFKGGPFKGFFHVPRCLYMCERILDDLLANKD encoded by the exons ATGTTGAAGCTGGAGGAGTGTCGACAGGGGATCCGCACAGAGCTGGATAAAGTAGTGGACTTCTGGCTGAAATACTCCCATGACACTGTACATGG AGGCTTCTTCACTTGTATTGGGAGGGATGGGAAGGTTTATGATGAGCTGAAGTATGTGTGGTTGCAGGGTAGACAG GTGTGGATGTACTGCCGCCTGTACCGAACCATGGATCGCTTCCACAAGCCTGAAATTCTTGAAGCAGCAAAAGCTG GAGGAGCATTCCTGAGAAAGTTTGCTCGTGTTTCCAACAGCAGTGGCCAATGGAAGTGTGCCTTCTGCTTAACAAGAGACGGTAAAACAGTCAAAATTCAGAGGACCATATTCAGTGAGTGTTTCTACATCATGGCCATGGATGAACTGAGCAGGGTCACTGGTGACAAGGACATGCAG CTGGAGGCTGAACAGATGATGGAGCAGCTCATCTACTGGGTGCGGGAGGACTCGTCAGGTTTGGGTCGGCCCCAACTTCCTGGAGACATTCCCACCAATAGCATGGCAGTTCCCATGATGCTGCTGTGTCTGGTGCAACAACTTTCTGAAGGCCGAGGGCAGGAAGTGGTTCACAAGTACAGAGAGCTGGGCAGCTGGTGTGTACAGCAGATTCTACAACATGTCCAG AGAGACGGTGCAGCTATCTTAGAGAATGTGTCATTGGGGGGAGCAGAGCTGCCCGGTTGCCAGGGCCGACTGCAGAACCCAG GCCATGCCCTGGAAGCAGGCTGGTTCCTGCTTCAGTACAGTGCAGAGTGGGGGGACAAAGAGCTCCAGGAAACAGCCATACAAAAATTTGTGGAGCTCCCCTATCAGCGTGGCTGGGATACAGAGCATGGTGGCCTCTTCTACTTCCTGGATGTGGATGGTCACTGCCCCACACAG TTGGAGTGGAGTATGAAACTATGGTGGCCTCACTGTGAAGCTCTCATTGCCTTCCTGATGGCCTACAGCCAAACCAAGAAGCCCGAGCTGCTGGAGAGATTCTCTCAAGTTTATGAATACACCATGAGCAAT TTTTCTGATGCTGAGAATGGAGAGTGGTTTGGCTATTTGACACAAGAAGGAAGAGTGTCCCTGGACTTTAAGGGAGGCCCTTTTAAAG ggTTCTTCCATGTGCCTCGCTGCCTGTATATGTGTGAGCGTATCCTGGATGATCTGCTGGCAAACAAGGACTGA
- the lrif1 gene encoding uncharacterized protein lrif1, with amino-acid sequence MYPAKREADSVHSGTGVFYQAMPAVGADGKNIMKLIPVQMVNGKFVQTQISQPKMDPKPQNAITIKDTCEHRHMGKTAALNSSATQPIIRKPVYLVDASSNQVGVTEQCLALSNSLNKYPLQQQTLNLMAKKSLMATLGTNCEKSTRLPVTIKSPALPRGQYLQIPSNAQVQTVPASELPPGIKKQIFTSSANSSSSAVYVSPVTTVNQCTTPPSNSAPGTLSNTSNMTSPSNRPHLKLIPKVSQRPNSPIKWVIEEEEDSFRGSTLDPLISPSITSEILRPVAARDVINKHCEITNEKPVFPLSLAKSEKRHENALVVCNGKVFFVAKKCRQPFKLNSKGADPPKAATKSYQIKKTSIPPSQNSLRQDFRIIIPDESDDVIDLCNDDCPDDSSQEESSGCMSTMTHVDEDNVIFVSYIPPKSDSGPTQTVIQNTLEKETDQASTRNVHCVKEQKSLTDPTSSVSELLTDGGTLVDHLATNDKDGRAFLKQGKPGQSEVKNTLCRATTTNTWRAWKWIQKQRVQQIPALLTAALEYVLKRRTPSKWRFPLDIETVFACCHHSSCSYRPSSTDETFSPAPKPFHMTDDQLRQIFGITAAVNICLKRIDECSTGAVPEAALENKSMSKQSADDIQTTNRLKEKALFLQDLYDPQETESDSGFISVKRVNLLTDQEFSEDIITSGLHTDIRPIKCSLFKQTTKAATALKSKYTSGQSLDKDLLCDVETEPVIDYVEPIDDDLPSADENNILNSTAHSQIQTCVNPNANRRRMGRARKRTMCPCCIPGALDPAVKSSVRLEELERWSWTTEQSSKKGRRRPTKAPKQDGKTPRRINCIMAKNKQNCKAYKVPDSDSLSATSMVSDELKRHKQIRRLKELLKENEATLEIMRNSSISD; translated from the exons ATGTATCCTGCAAAGAGAGAAGCGGACAGCGTGCATAG TGGGACTGGTGTGTTCTACCAGGCAATGCCTGCTGTTGGAGCTGATGGAAAGAACATTATGAAACTGATTCCTGTACAAATGGTTAACGGGAAGTTTGTCCAAACTCAAATAAGCCAACCCAAAATGGACCCTAAACCACAGAATGCCATAACCATAAAGGATACCTGTGAGCATCGTCACATGGGGAAAACGGCTGCTTTAAATTCTTCAGCCACACAGCCAATCATCAGGAAGCCGGTTTACCTTGTGGATGCCTCGTCTAATCAAGTAGGTGTAACAGAACAATGTTTGGCTCTTAGTAATTCATTAAATAAGTATCCACTACAACAACAGACTCTTAACTTAATGGCAAAAAAATCTTTGATGGCAACACTTGGCACAAACTGTGAGAAGTCAACAAGACTCCCAGTCACTATAAAATCTCCAGCACTCCCAAGAGGACAGTACCTTCAGATTCCCTCCAATGCACAAGTCCAAACAGTCCCAGCGTCTGAACTCCCGCCAGGTATCAAGAAACAGATTTTTACTTCATCAGCCAACTCTTCTTCCAGTGCGGTCTATGTGTCACCTGTGACAACCGTAAATCAATGCACCACTCCACCAAGCAATTCAGCACCTGGGACACTTTCAAATACATCAAATATGACCTCACCTTCAAACAGGCCACATTTGAAATTAATTCCAAAGGTTTCACAAAGGCCCAACAGCCCCATAAAGTGGGTGatcgaagaagaagaagacagcttCAGAGGGTCAACTCTTGACCCTCTTATTTCTCCTTCCATTACTTCAGAGATTCTTCGACCTGTTGCAGCGAGAGATGTTATCAACAAGCATTGTGAAATAACAAACGAGAAGCCCGTTTTTCCATTGAGTCTGGCCAAAAGTGAAAAACGACATGAAAACGCCTTGGTCGTGTGCAATGGGAAGGTGTTTTTTGTGGCTAAAAAGTGTAGGCAACCATTTAAATTAAACAGCAAGGGAGCTGATCCCCCCAAAGCAGCAACAAAAAGTTACCAAATCAAGAAAACCAGCATACCGCCATCCCAAAATTCACTCAGACAAGACTTCAGGATTATTATTCCTGATGAATCAGATGATGTCATTGACCTTTGCAATGACGATTGTCCAGATGACTCATCTCAAGAAGAATCATCAGGTTGTATGTCGACCATGACTCACGTGGATGAGGACAATGTAATATTTGTATCGTATATTCCACCCAAATCTGACTCTGGGCCAACACAAACTGTGATACAAAACACACTTGAGAAGGAAACTGACCAGGCAAGCACACGGAATGTACACTGTGTGAAGGAACAAAAGAGCCTGACGGACCCAACTAGTTCAGTCAGTGAACTCTTGACTGACGGTGGAACTCTCGTGGATCATCTAGCAACAAATGACAAAGATGGAAGAGCCTTTTTGAAACAGGGAAAACCTGGACAGAGTGAAGTCAAAAAT ACACTCTGCAGAGCAACTACAACCAACACCTGGAGAGCATGGAAGTGGATCCAGAAACAGAGAGTTCAGCAGATACCAGCACTCCTGACAGCAGCATTGGAATATGTTCTCAAAAGGAGGACACCTTCGAAATGGAG ATTCCCATTGGATATTGAAACTGTTTTTGCTTGCtgtcatcattcctcctgttcataccggCCA AGCTCTACAGATGAGACATTTTCACCGGCACCAAAACCATTTCACATGACCGATGACCAGCTGAGGCAAATATTTGGGATTACAGCTGCTGTGAACATTTGCCTGAAGAGGATTGACGAATGTTCAACTGGGGCTGTACCTGAAGCGGCTCTGGAGAACAAGTCCATGAGCAAACAGTCAGCAGATGACATTCAGACAACAAACAGATTAAAAGAGAAAGCGCTCTTCTTACAAGACCTTTATGATCCACAAGAAACTGAAAGTGACAGTGGTTTTATCAGTGTGAAAAGAGTGAACCTACTGACTGACCAGGAGTTTTCAGAAGACATCATCACATCAGGCCTTCACACAGATATCAGACCAATCAAATGTTCTCTTTTCAAACAGACAACAAAAGCTGCCACTGCTTTGAAGAGTAAATACACTTCAGGTCAAAGTTTAGACAAGGACCTGTTGTGTGATGTTGAAACTGAGCCAGTGATTGACTACGTGGAACCAATAGATGATGATCTCCCCAGCGCAGATGAAAACAACATCCTCAACTCAACTGCTCATTCACAGATTCAGACTTGTGTTAATCCAAATGCAAACAGGAGAAGAATGGGTCGGGCAAGAAAGCGCACAATGTGTCCATGTTGCATTCCTGGTGCTCTGGATCCTGCAGTGAAGTCCAGCGTGAGGTTAGAAGAACTAGAGAGATGGTCATGGACAACAGAGCAGTCGAGTAAAAAAGGAAGGCGAAGGCCGACAAAGGCTCCAAAACAAGATGGGAAAACACCTAGAAGGATCAATTGCATTATGGCCAAGAACAAGCAGAACTGTAAAGCTTACAAGGTTCCAGACAGTGACAGCTTATCTGCAACATCCATGGTCTCTGATGAGCTAAAACGACACAAACAAATCAGAAGACTCAAAGAGCTTCTGAAAGAAAACGAGGCCACTTTAGAAATAATGAGAAACAGCTCGATTTCAGACTAG
- the si:dkeyp-110g5.4 gene encoding uncharacterized protein si:dkeyp-110g5.4 isoform X1: MNIHTMDLLQLELYIPEEAEVKNIPIQSLPNSVLRRMGLPPLTSEDSNAPADSQEVIWICPTVIRKKDQTPATQTGNSETENMSLKVSREFRDAQGPLQMSVVSSNCTAYKLLQNMMPGKKVSKRASNTPLLSQGPPIKIQQDVIVIYHKRIYLIVKNPKRQRCEPQSEARSSRYSASAVSCDSQEKQASLEPEDKELQRKRMRVTSPKASPKHDLLTKPEKPSTNKRLHTDQELLNDNKSNNRRARRRQTIGLPTPVDQEEEANNVIDECETQALHSPQADASSSLNYRMDKKKQREYQNDNYRVPQSASVDWSSQHQSCDFTELAQREKIAKLKAKLRQSDPHNKQSTK; this comes from the exons AT GAATATACACACCATGGATCTTCTTCAACTTGAGCTCTACATCCCAGAGGAGGCTGAGGTGAAAAACATCCCCATTCAGAGCTTACCAAACTCAGTGCTCAGAAGAATGGGCCTGCCCCCGCTTACATCTGAGGACTCCAACGCTCCTGCAGACTCTCAAGAAGTCATATGGATTTGTCCAACAGTCATACGGAAGAAAGACCAGACCCCAGCCAcccaaacaggaaacagtgagACAGAAAACATGTCATTAAAAGTCTCCAGAGAGTTTCGGGATGCACAGGGTCCTCTCCaaatgtctgttgtttcttccaACTGCACAGCTTATAAGCTGCTGCAGAACATGATGCCTGGAAAGAAGGTCTCCAAACGCGCCTCTAATACACCCCTCCTAAGTCAAGGCCCACCGATCAAAATCCAACAAGATGTTATTGTCATCTACCACAAACGCATTTACCTGATTGTCAAGAACCCCAAACGACAGAGATGTGAACCACAGTCCGAGGCCCGGTCCTCCCGCTATTCAGCATCAGCTGTGTCATGTGACAGCCAGGAGAAG CAGGCTTCTCTTGAACCTGAAGACAAAGAACTACAAAGGAAGAGAATGCGTGTCACTTCTCCCAAAGCATCCCCAAAACACGATCTACTCACCAAACCAGAAAAGCCCTCCACCAATAAGAGGCTGCACACTGATCAG GAGCTGCTAAATGACAACAAGTCAAACAATAGGCGTGCTAGAAGAAGGCAGACTATTGGCTTGCCTACTCCAGtggaccaggaggaggaggccaaCAATGTCATTGATGAATGTGAGACACAAGCCCTGCACAGTCCACAAGCTGATGCATCCTCTTCCCTAAACTACCGtatggacaaaaaaaagcaaagagaaTATCAGAATGACAACTACAGGGTTCCTCAGAGTGCATCTGTTGACTGGTCATCACAACatcagtcatgtgacttcaCAGAGctggcacagagagagaagattgCCAAACTGAAAGCCAAACTCAGACAATCTGACCCGCATAACAAGCAGTCGACTAAATGA
- the si:dkeyp-110g5.4 gene encoding uncharacterized protein si:dkeyp-110g5.4 isoform X2 has translation MNIHTMDLLQLELYIPEEAEVKNIPIQSLPNSVLRRMGLPPLTSEDSNAPADSQEVIWICPTVIRKKDQTPATQTGNSETENMSLKVSREFRDAQGPLQMSVVSSNCTAYKLLQNMMPGKKVSKRASNTPLLSQGPPIKIQQDVIVIYHKRIYLIVKNPKRQRCEPQSEARSSRYSASAVSCDSQEKASLEPEDKELQRKRMRVTSPKASPKHDLLTKPEKPSTNKRLHTDQELLNDNKSNNRRARRRQTIGLPTPVDQEEEANNVIDECETQALHSPQADASSSLNYRMDKKKQREYQNDNYRVPQSASVDWSSQHQSCDFTELAQREKIAKLKAKLRQSDPHNKQSTK, from the exons AT GAATATACACACCATGGATCTTCTTCAACTTGAGCTCTACATCCCAGAGGAGGCTGAGGTGAAAAACATCCCCATTCAGAGCTTACCAAACTCAGTGCTCAGAAGAATGGGCCTGCCCCCGCTTACATCTGAGGACTCCAACGCTCCTGCAGACTCTCAAGAAGTCATATGGATTTGTCCAACAGTCATACGGAAGAAAGACCAGACCCCAGCCAcccaaacaggaaacagtgagACAGAAAACATGTCATTAAAAGTCTCCAGAGAGTTTCGGGATGCACAGGGTCCTCTCCaaatgtctgttgtttcttccaACTGCACAGCTTATAAGCTGCTGCAGAACATGATGCCTGGAAAGAAGGTCTCCAAACGCGCCTCTAATACACCCCTCCTAAGTCAAGGCCCACCGATCAAAATCCAACAAGATGTTATTGTCATCTACCACAAACGCATTTACCTGATTGTCAAGAACCCCAAACGACAGAGATGTGAACCACAGTCCGAGGCCCGGTCCTCCCGCTATTCAGCATCAGCTGTGTCATGTGACAGCCAGGAGAAG GCTTCTCTTGAACCTGAAGACAAAGAACTACAAAGGAAGAGAATGCGTGTCACTTCTCCCAAAGCATCCCCAAAACACGATCTACTCACCAAACCAGAAAAGCCCTCCACCAATAAGAGGCTGCACACTGATCAG GAGCTGCTAAATGACAACAAGTCAAACAATAGGCGTGCTAGAAGAAGGCAGACTATTGGCTTGCCTACTCCAGtggaccaggaggaggaggccaaCAATGTCATTGATGAATGTGAGACACAAGCCCTGCACAGTCCACAAGCTGATGCATCCTCTTCCCTAAACTACCGtatggacaaaaaaaagcaaagagaaTATCAGAATGACAACTACAGGGTTCCTCAGAGTGCATCTGTTGACTGGTCATCACAACatcagtcatgtgacttcaCAGAGctggcacagagagagaagattgCCAAACTGAAAGCCAAACTCAGACAATCTGACCCGCATAACAAGCAGTCGACTAAATGA
- the si:dkeyp-110g5.4 gene encoding uncharacterized protein si:dkeyp-110g5.4 isoform X3 translates to MDLLQLELYIPEEAEVKNIPIQSLPNSVLRRMGLPPLTSEDSNAPADSQEVIWICPTVIRKKDQTPATQTGNSETENMSLKVSREFRDAQGPLQMSVVSSNCTAYKLLQNMMPGKKVSKRASNTPLLSQGPPIKIQQDVIVIYHKRIYLIVKNPKRQRCEPQSEARSSRYSASAVSCDSQEKQASLEPEDKELQRKRMRVTSPKASPKHDLLTKPEKPSTNKRLHTDQELLNDNKSNNRRARRRQTIGLPTPVDQEEEANNVIDECETQALHSPQADASSSLNYRMDKKKQREYQNDNYRVPQSASVDWSSQHQSCDFTELAQREKIAKLKAKLRQSDPHNKQSTK, encoded by the exons ATGGATCTTCTTCAACTTGAGCTCTACATCCCAGAGGAGGCTGAGGTGAAAAACATCCCCATTCAGAGCTTACCAAACTCAGTGCTCAGAAGAATGGGCCTGCCCCCGCTTACATCTGAGGACTCCAACGCTCCTGCAGACTCTCAAGAAGTCATATGGATTTGTCCAACAGTCATACGGAAGAAAGACCAGACCCCAGCCAcccaaacaggaaacagtgagACAGAAAACATGTCATTAAAAGTCTCCAGAGAGTTTCGGGATGCACAGGGTCCTCTCCaaatgtctgttgtttcttccaACTGCACAGCTTATAAGCTGCTGCAGAACATGATGCCTGGAAAGAAGGTCTCCAAACGCGCCTCTAATACACCCCTCCTAAGTCAAGGCCCACCGATCAAAATCCAACAAGATGTTATTGTCATCTACCACAAACGCATTTACCTGATTGTCAAGAACCCCAAACGACAGAGATGTGAACCACAGTCCGAGGCCCGGTCCTCCCGCTATTCAGCATCAGCTGTGTCATGTGACAGCCAGGAGAAG CAGGCTTCTCTTGAACCTGAAGACAAAGAACTACAAAGGAAGAGAATGCGTGTCACTTCTCCCAAAGCATCCCCAAAACACGATCTACTCACCAAACCAGAAAAGCCCTCCACCAATAAGAGGCTGCACACTGATCAG GAGCTGCTAAATGACAACAAGTCAAACAATAGGCGTGCTAGAAGAAGGCAGACTATTGGCTTGCCTACTCCAGtggaccaggaggaggaggccaaCAATGTCATTGATGAATGTGAGACACAAGCCCTGCACAGTCCACAAGCTGATGCATCCTCTTCCCTAAACTACCGtatggacaaaaaaaagcaaagagaaTATCAGAATGACAACTACAGGGTTCCTCAGAGTGCATCTGTTGACTGGTCATCACAACatcagtcatgtgacttcaCAGAGctggcacagagagagaagattgCCAAACTGAAAGCCAAACTCAGACAATCTGACCCGCATAACAAGCAGTCGACTAAATGA